One region of Priestia megaterium genomic DNA includes:
- a CDS encoding CpsD/CapB family tyrosine-protein kinase, giving the protein MSFKQKKYPFSLYQDAKTINQTNMIRKNIEVLLNSEVKCLTITSAELNDKKPLITAKLGISFAEQGKNVLLIDGNVHCPSLHQLFDLGSSEGLTDVLVNRQSRHLPIKQTSYKGLDVLPAGSHFRNASTLLVSKYFDELIKRWKEEYDLILFETPQFLEETDSHILAAKCDATMLVVEERKTKADAVVKTKNMLEKARIHVLGVIWSPAH; this is encoded by the coding sequence TTGAGTTTTAAACAAAAAAAGTATCCATTTTCACTGTATCAAGATGCCAAAACCATCAACCAAACAAATATGATTCGAAAAAATATTGAGGTGCTGCTGAATAGTGAAGTCAAATGCCTGACAATCACATCAGCGGAATTGAATGACAAAAAGCCTCTTATAACGGCAAAGCTAGGTATTTCATTTGCCGAACAAGGGAAAAACGTTCTTCTTATTGACGGAAACGTGCATTGTCCTTCTCTTCATCAGCTCTTTGACCTTGGTAGTTCAGAAGGGTTAACGGATGTGTTAGTAAACAGGCAAAGCCGTCATTTACCGATTAAACAAACGTCATACAAAGGACTGGACGTGCTTCCGGCCGGATCTCACTTTCGAAACGCATCCACACTACTTGTTTCCAAGTATTTTGATGAGCTCATAAAAAGATGGAAAGAAGAATACGATTTGATTCTTTTTGAAACGCCTCAGTTTTTAGAAGAGACCGATTCTCATATTCTTGCAGCAAAATGTGATGCGACCATGCTTGTTGTAGAAGAACGCAAAACAAAAGCAGATGCCGTTGTCAAAACGAAAAATATGCTGGAAAAAGCGCGTATTCATGTGCTAGGCGTCATTTGGAGTCCAGCTCACTAG
- a CDS encoding sugar transferase translates to MNQIVSKTTSDSDVLQKEFTLFYSLCKRMVDIVLSFMALVVLLPVILLFALIVMIETPGSPFFLQERLGKSGRPFTIMKLRSMYSDAEKNGAQWAVKNDSRVTKVGKLIRQTRIDELPQLWNVLKGDMSIVGPRPERAVFIEEFQKTLPSFSQRLAVKPGLTGWAQINGGYELTPAEKLELDLYYIQHTNIRFDVKIMIKTLRVIVTGDGSR, encoded by the coding sequence ATGAATCAAATTGTCTCGAAAACGACTAGTGATTCCGATGTGCTACAAAAGGAATTTACGCTTTTTTACTCGCTGTGTAAACGCATGGTTGATATTGTCCTTTCGTTTATGGCTCTTGTGGTTTTGCTGCCTGTTATTTTGTTGTTTGCGCTCATTGTGATGATTGAAACACCGGGTTCACCTTTCTTTCTTCAAGAGCGTTTAGGTAAAAGCGGCAGACCGTTTACCATCATGAAGCTGCGTTCAATGTACAGTGACGCTGAAAAAAACGGAGCGCAGTGGGCCGTTAAAAATGACAGCCGGGTCACCAAAGTAGGAAAGCTGATTCGCCAAACGCGAATTGATGAGCTGCCTCAGCTGTGGAATGTGTTAAAAGGCGATATGTCGATTGTTGGGCCACGACCTGAAAGAGCCGTATTTATAGAAGAATTCCAAAAAACACTGCCTTCGTTTAGTCAGCGACTTGCTGTTAAGCCGGGCCTGACAGGCTGGGCACAAATTAACGGAGGATATGAGTTAACGCCAGCAGAAAAGCTGGAGCTTGATCTTTACTACATTCAACATACGAATATACGGTTTGACGTGAAGATTATGATAAAAACGCTAAGAGTCATCGTAACAGGAGACGGATCAAGATAG
- a CDS encoding NAD-dependent epimerase/dehydratase family protein, whose amino-acid sequence MKRVLVTGGCGFIGSHMAELLYQNGFEVKVFDNLSTGKIANLDNRGISFHYGDIVSEELDKVFAEFKPHYVVHQAAQVSVAHSVTNFHHDANVNIQGTINIINACKKHGTEKIIFASSAAVYGNTNVTPISLAHPTSPASPYGLSKFTSEEYLKLAKQLYDIDYVILRYSNVYGPRQNSQGEGGVISIFFDRFVTNQQPIIYGSGRQTRDFIYVEDVSQACLQAIQYEGCGTFNISNNSSISINELFFTMKSISGSHLTPVYHSVREGDIADSRLCNKESIKLLKWSPAFTLEKGLAKTYDYYHETLAQRFAKTVE is encoded by the coding sequence ATGAAAAGAGTATTAGTTACAGGCGGATGCGGTTTTATTGGATCACATATGGCAGAGCTTCTTTATCAAAACGGATTTGAAGTAAAGGTCTTTGACAATCTCTCAACTGGGAAAATAGCAAACTTAGACAATCGAGGAATTTCTTTTCACTACGGAGATATTGTGAGTGAAGAATTAGATAAAGTATTTGCCGAGTTTAAACCTCATTATGTTGTTCACCAAGCGGCTCAAGTAAGCGTGGCTCATTCCGTTACTAATTTTCATCATGATGCCAACGTCAATATTCAAGGAACAATCAACATTATTAATGCATGCAAAAAGCATGGAACCGAAAAAATCATTTTTGCTTCATCAGCAGCCGTGTACGGAAACACGAACGTTACTCCAATTTCACTTGCTCACCCAACCAGTCCAGCTTCACCGTACGGACTGTCAAAGTTTACGTCTGAAGAATATTTAAAGCTTGCTAAACAGCTGTATGATATTGACTACGTCATTCTCCGCTATAGCAACGTGTATGGCCCGCGGCAAAATTCACAGGGTGAAGGCGGCGTAATCTCGATCTTTTTTGACCGATTTGTTACCAACCAGCAGCCGATTATTTACGGAAGCGGCCGTCAAACAAGAGATTTTATTTACGTAGAAGACGTGAGCCAGGCGTGCTTACAAGCTATTCAGTATGAAGGGTGCGGCACGTTTAATATTTCCAATAATAGCAGCATCAGCATTAACGAACTTTTTTTCACGATGAAAAGTATATCCGGCAGTCACTTAACACCTGTTTACCACAGCGTGCGTGAAGGTGATATTGCAGACAGCAGGCTGTGCAATAAAGAAAGCATCAAATTATTAAAGTGGTCGCCTGCTTTTACGCTTGAAAAAGGATTAGCGAAAACGTATGACTACTATCATGAAACGCTAGCTCAGCGATTTGCTAAAACAGTGGAGTAA
- a CDS encoding oligosaccharide flippase family protein: MKKNSIWKNIVHLFISTVVSRLLNAAALIVLAQYLSAASYGRFSVALAFAMILGYFTDVGLSNTVLREGSKKQADVDHLLSSYVKMRILLLFATFAGAYIVISLFYHEASLVKMMYYLIVPMVTGLAMQSIGITYFQLTEQMHHLGAIRIYSALLLVVLLTVGMLMHTSPFFISFLFGFSYLLAGVYSLWMVGKRVSFNLKKRIQRGLLKNIGSFIVSGLLIMLLPQLGPIVLENTIPLAAVGVFAVAYRIPSALYQVPGIVAGAFYPVLFRHYNHHQTDKHLELNILQVKLMSLVGMLTALPFYHLSDLAVSLLFGDKWAAAGDALKWLSLMLIFQGLSVALADGLTTKGLQGRRTGVQLVAVVSGIAFYYFLSSAYSVIGAVYAALLIEGILFIGCWLCNPERLIIMRKTFPIFVCLFGSTIVFTTLLFSQHPFIALCVNMLLVFLLTLLDKEIRNQALGYLQKNKPLNVENRKEAQNG, encoded by the coding sequence ATGAAGAAAAATTCCATTTGGAAAAACATTGTTCACTTATTTATTAGTACGGTTGTATCACGTTTGTTAAATGCAGCTGCGCTTATCGTTCTGGCACAGTATTTAAGCGCAGCTAGTTACGGAAGGTTCAGCGTAGCGTTAGCTTTTGCGATGATATTAGGCTACTTTACGGACGTTGGTTTAAGTAACACCGTGCTTCGCGAAGGATCTAAAAAGCAGGCGGACGTGGATCACCTTTTGTCATCGTATGTGAAAATGAGAATTTTGCTTTTATTTGCGACGTTTGCAGGGGCATATATAGTAATTTCCTTGTTTTATCACGAAGCATCACTTGTAAAAATGATGTACTACTTGATTGTGCCGATGGTAACAGGCCTTGCGATGCAAAGCATCGGGATTACGTATTTTCAGCTTACTGAACAAATGCACCATTTAGGAGCCATTCGGATCTACTCAGCTCTGTTGCTGGTGGTTCTGCTGACGGTTGGAATGCTGATGCATACAAGCCCATTTTTTATTTCGTTTTTGTTTGGCTTTTCCTATCTTTTAGCAGGGGTGTACAGTCTGTGGATGGTTGGGAAAAGAGTATCGTTTAATTTGAAAAAGCGAATTCAACGCGGGCTTTTAAAAAATATCGGCTCATTTATTGTAAGCGGACTGCTGATTATGCTGCTGCCGCAGCTTGGTCCAATCGTATTAGAAAATACGATTCCACTTGCAGCCGTCGGCGTGTTTGCCGTTGCCTATCGTATTCCATCGGCACTGTATCAAGTTCCGGGAATTGTGGCGGGTGCTTTTTATCCAGTATTATTTCGCCACTATAATCATCATCAGACTGACAAACATTTAGAATTAAACATTCTTCAAGTGAAGCTTATGAGTTTAGTAGGGATGCTAACAGCGCTTCCTTTTTATCATTTATCTGATCTTGCCGTGTCATTATTGTTTGGAGACAAATGGGCTGCAGCAGGAGATGCATTAAAGTGGCTGTCGCTGATGCTGATTTTCCAAGGCTTAAGCGTAGCACTAGCAGACGGCTTAACAACAAAAGGACTTCAAGGAAGAAGAACGGGCGTTCAGCTGGTTGCTGTTGTATCGGGAATTGCTTTTTACTATTTTTTAAGCTCTGCTTATTCTGTGATAGGAGCCGTGTATGCTGCGCTTTTAATTGAAGGAATTTTATTTATTGGCTGCTGGTTATGTAATCCGGAAAGACTGATCATCATGCGTAAAACCTTTCCGATTTTTGTTTGTTTATTTGGCAGTACGATTGTATTTACCACGCTGCTATTTTCACAGCATCCGTTTATTGCGCTGTGTGTAAATATGCTGCTTGTGTTTTTGTTAACGCTGCTAGATAAAGAGATTCGAAATCAAGCGTTAGGATACCTGCAAAAAAACAAACCACTAAACGTAGAGAACAGAAAGGAGGCACAAAATGGATAG
- a CDS encoding O-antigen ligase family protein, translating into MDSVYVQNRKPTVLFCLFVLVTLSKYNVNIGFSLKPYMIFLFALLLLSFASFYVYKLQAYEVLLLLFYLFYCMTGAFSLYPEASLRIMLGVLLILACYFLMKYVIAEFHSGSIKRALTGAGILFNGVSLLLYIAGLQAVHFQFASEVEIIKWGVMIDRSYPRLIGVLDDPNIYVFYNTLFFTYFLTNSDSTKNKVGLLLSTLASVLTFSRGGLIAMVAVLILYLLITRSLNSLKTALSFVFLFGVLALIAHFMTNFNVFTILTERADDFLHDGGSGRFSLWSRAFEFFSSHPFAGIGAFNFSEYNLFYYGEALYVHNTFLEILSETGMIGFCLYFSFLLLVLLQLLKQKIHKQEPYLFLTFIGFLLQMMSLSLIVNELFFLYLALLSGYLRNHQSEESAK; encoded by the coding sequence ATGGATAGTGTATACGTGCAGAACCGAAAACCGACCGTTTTGTTTTGCCTTTTTGTTCTTGTTACATTAAGTAAATATAACGTCAATATTGGCTTTTCATTAAAGCCGTACATGATTTTTTTATTTGCGCTTCTGCTGCTGAGCTTTGCTTCTTTTTATGTCTATAAGCTCCAGGCGTATGAAGTGCTGCTGCTTTTATTTTATCTTTTTTACTGTATGACCGGAGCGTTTTCTCTGTACCCAGAAGCGAGTCTTCGTATTATGCTAGGCGTTTTGCTTATCCTTGCCTGCTACTTTTTAATGAAATATGTGATAGCAGAGTTTCATAGCGGCAGTATCAAACGTGCGTTAACCGGAGCGGGCATTCTTTTTAACGGCGTGAGTTTACTGCTCTACATTGCGGGTCTTCAAGCCGTTCATTTTCAATTTGCCTCCGAAGTAGAAATTATTAAATGGGGCGTAATGATTGACCGCAGCTATCCGCGTTTGATTGGCGTACTGGACGATCCTAATATTTACGTATTTTATAATACGCTGTTTTTTACTTACTTTTTAACCAACAGCGATAGTACTAAAAATAAAGTCGGACTTTTGCTTAGCACATTAGCAAGCGTATTAACGTTTTCCCGAGGCGGATTAATTGCTATGGTCGCCGTGTTGATTCTGTATTTGCTCATTACTCGTTCGCTTAACAGTCTTAAAACAGCTCTTTCGTTTGTGTTTTTATTTGGTGTACTTGCTCTTATAGCTCATTTCATGACGAATTTTAACGTGTTCACCATTTTAACCGAACGAGCCGATGACTTTTTACATGACGGAGGAAGCGGAAGGTTTTCGCTGTGGAGCCGGGCATTCGAGTTTTTTTCATCGCATCCGTTTGCCGGAATCGGTGCTTTTAACTTTTCAGAGTACAACTTGTTCTACTACGGCGAAGCGCTGTACGTTCATAACACGTTTTTAGAAATTTTATCAGAGACGGGTATGATTGGCTTTTGCCTATATTTTAGCTTTTTACTTCTTGTGTTGCTTCAGCTTTTAAAACAAAAAATTCATAAACAAGAACCTTACTTATTTTTAACGTTTATTGGTTTTTTGCTTCAAATGATGTCGCTTTCGTTAATTGTAAATGAGCTGTTCTTTTTATACTTAGCGCTGCTGTCAGGCTATTTACGAAATCATCAAAGTGAGGAGAGTGCAAAATGA